DNA from Nitriliruptor alkaliphilus DSM 45188:
GGTCAGCAGCCGGGCGCGTGCAGGTGGCTGTCGAGCAGCGGTTCGGCAGCTGAGCGTGCCAGTCGTGCCGCCCCCGGGTCCGAGCGGAACGACGCGGACACGATCGCACCGTCGATCAGGACCAGGAGCTGGCTCGCCAGGGTGTCGGGGTCATCGGCGTCGTCCGCGACGAGGTCCCGGAGGAAGCCGTGCAGCGCTCGCTTGTGTTGGCGGGCTCGCTCTGCGACGAGCTCCGACACCTCGCCGAGCTCGCCGTAGGCGTTGATGAAGGCGCAGCCACGGAACTCCGGCTGCGCGAACCAGTGCTCCAGGGAGTCGAAGA
Protein-coding regions in this window:
- a CDS encoding TetR/AcrR family transcriptional regulator, with amino-acid sequence MDLTQARTSLLEAADELFYTRGLQVVGVDEVRAAAGISLKRLYQCYPSKEALIDAYLDRRDRRWRAELRTFVTDQAGDARGRVLAVFDSLEHWFAQPEFRGCAFINAYGELGEVSELVAERARQHKRALHGFLRDLVADDADDPDTLASQLLVLIDGAIVSASFRSDPGAARLARSAAEPLLDSHLHAPGC